The proteins below come from a single Cupriavidus pauculus genomic window:
- a CDS encoding Bug family tripartite tricarboxylate transporter substrate binding protein, with protein sequence MGGVIAALAFTGMAAHAQDAYPNHPIRLIVPYAAGGAVDIVARAVGHKMSESLKQPIIVDNRPGASTNIGLDMAAKAPADGYTILMASNSLATNAALFSKLSFNPATDFAPVARIGEASLVIVVPAKSKIQSLKDLIAQAKAQPGKLAYASAGNGSSGHLAGEQFKEVAGIDVLHVPYKGGSPAITDLLGERINFMPINPLEVITHIKAGTLRPLAVASARRSAQLPNVPTSREEGLPNFNASVWWGLIAPARTPAPIVKQLNAAANAALADAEVRKQLEQLGVTIVSGTPEAFGQFIRSETTTWAGVIHKANITAD encoded by the coding sequence ATGGGTGGCGTCATCGCAGCGCTGGCTTTCACCGGCATGGCCGCTCATGCGCAGGATGCCTATCCCAACCATCCGATTCGCCTGATCGTGCCCTACGCGGCCGGTGGCGCCGTCGATATCGTGGCCCGCGCCGTGGGCCACAAGATGAGCGAGTCGCTCAAGCAGCCGATCATCGTGGACAACCGTCCGGGCGCGAGTACCAATATCGGGCTCGACATGGCCGCGAAGGCGCCGGCCGACGGGTACACGATCCTGATGGCCTCCAACAGCCTGGCCACCAATGCCGCGCTGTTCAGCAAGCTGTCGTTCAATCCCGCGACGGACTTCGCACCGGTGGCGCGTATCGGCGAGGCATCGCTCGTGATCGTGGTGCCGGCGAAGTCGAAGATCCAGTCGCTGAAGGATCTGATCGCGCAGGCCAAGGCGCAGCCGGGCAAGCTTGCCTACGCATCGGCCGGTAATGGCAGCTCGGGCCATCTCGCGGGCGAGCAGTTCAAGGAAGTGGCCGGCATCGACGTGCTGCACGTACCGTACAAGGGCGGTTCGCCCGCGATCACCGACCTGCTCGGCGAGCGCATCAACTTCATGCCGATCAACCCGCTCGAAGTCATCACGCATATCAAGGCCGGCACGCTGCGGCCGCTGGCCGTGGCGAGCGCCAGGCGTTCCGCGCAACTGCCCAACGTGCCGACGTCGCGCGAGGAAGGGCTGCCGAACTTCAATGCGTCCGTGTGGTGGGGCCTGATCGCCCCGGCCAGGACGCCCGCGCCGATCGTGAAGCAGCTGAACGCCGCGGCCAATGCGGCGCTGGCCGATGCCGAGGTGCGCAAGCAGCTCGAGCAACTGGGGGTGACGATCGTGTCCGGTACGCCCGAAGCGTTCGGCCAGTTCATCCGCAGCGAGACCACGACGTGGGCCGGCGTGATCCACAAGGCCAACATCACGGCCGATTGA
- the tcuA gene encoding FAD-dependent tricarballylate dehydrogenase TcuA, with product MIDVLVIGGGNAALCAALMAREAGASVMLLESAPREWRGGNSQHTRNLRCMHDAPQDVLVDAYPEEEFWQDLLKVTGGITNEHLARLVIRASSNCRDWMRSHGVHFQPPLSGALHVARTNAFFMGGGKALVNAYYRSAENLGVQIRYNAPVDAIELDGDRFVAARIGKERIEARACVLAAGGFESNREWLREAWGQNERGEWPADNFLIRGTRFNMGVLLKYMIEAGADAIGDPSQSHCVAIDARAPLYDGGICTRIDCVSLGVVLNANAERFYDEGEDFWPKRYAIWGRLVAQQPNQIGYSIIDAKAVGRFMPPVFPGVTANTLPELARKLGLDEATFMRTIDDYNAACRVGKFDHTVLDDCHTEGVTPAKTHWARPLDTAPFYGYALRPGITFTYLGLKVNDKAAVHFDGKPSENLFVAGEMMAGNVLGKGYTAGVGMSIGTAFGRIAGTEAARAAAGAKKESREIEHASS from the coding sequence ATGATCGACGTTCTCGTCATTGGCGGCGGCAACGCCGCGTTGTGCGCGGCCCTGATGGCGCGCGAGGCCGGCGCCAGCGTGATGCTGCTGGAATCCGCACCGCGCGAATGGCGCGGCGGCAACTCGCAGCACACCCGCAACCTGCGTTGCATGCACGACGCCCCGCAGGACGTGCTCGTCGACGCCTATCCCGAAGAGGAGTTCTGGCAGGACCTGCTTAAGGTCACCGGTGGCATCACCAACGAACACCTCGCGCGCCTCGTGATCCGGGCGTCGTCGAATTGCCGCGACTGGATGCGCAGCCATGGCGTGCACTTCCAGCCGCCGCTGTCCGGCGCGCTGCATGTCGCGCGCACCAATGCGTTCTTCATGGGCGGCGGCAAGGCCCTGGTCAATGCGTACTACCGCAGCGCCGAAAACCTCGGCGTGCAGATCCGCTACAACGCGCCTGTCGATGCGATCGAGCTCGACGGGGACCGTTTCGTGGCCGCGCGTATCGGCAAGGAGCGCATCGAGGCACGTGCCTGCGTGCTGGCCGCCGGCGGCTTCGAGTCGAACCGCGAATGGCTGCGCGAAGCGTGGGGCCAGAACGAGCGCGGCGAATGGCCGGCCGACAACTTCCTGATCCGCGGCACGCGCTTCAATATGGGCGTGCTGCTCAAGTACATGATCGAGGCCGGCGCCGATGCGATCGGCGATCCGTCGCAATCGCACTGCGTGGCCATCGACGCGCGCGCGCCGCTGTACGACGGCGGCATCTGCACGCGTATCGACTGCGTGTCGCTGGGCGTGGTGCTCAATGCCAACGCCGAGCGCTTCTACGACGAGGGCGAGGACTTCTGGCCCAAGCGCTACGCGATCTGGGGCCGTCTGGTGGCACAGCAGCCGAACCAGATCGGCTACTCGATCATCGATGCCAAGGCCGTGGGCCGCTTCATGCCGCCGGTGTTCCCGGGCGTGACCGCCAATACGCTGCCCGAACTCGCGCGCAAGCTCGGCCTCGACGAGGCCACGTTCATGCGCACGATCGACGACTACAACGCCGCGTGCCGCGTCGGCAAGTTCGACCACACGGTGCTCGACGACTGCCATACCGAGGGCGTGACCCCGGCGAAGACCCACTGGGCGCGTCCGCTCGACACGGCACCGTTCTACGGTTACGCGCTGCGTCCCGGCATCACGTTCACGTACCTCGGCCTCAAGGTCAACGACAAGGCCGCCGTGCACTTCGACGGCAAGCCGAGCGAGAACCTGTTCGTCGCGGGCGAGATGATGGCGGGCAACGTGCTCGGCAAGGGTTATACGGCCGGCGTCGGCATGTCGATCGGTACGGCGTTCGGCCGCATCGCCGGCACCGAGGCGGCGCGTGCCGCCGCCGGCGCCAAAAAGGAATCACGGGAAATCGAGCATGCAAGTTCTTGA
- a CDS encoding 4-carboxy-4-hydroxy-2-oxoadipate aldolase/oxaloacetate decarboxylase has product MRTIAYRNILRAEARHIDTLGKLGVATVHEAQRRTGLMKPYMRPIQSGVAIAGSAVTALMHPGDNWMIHVAVEMIQPGDVLVVALTSDCTDGLFGDLLATSLKARGARGLIIEGGVRDVSVLNQMGFPVWSRAISAQGAVKETVGAVNVPVVCAGAQVRPGDVIVADDDGVVVVARPAAEAIARKAADREALEAGKREKLASGVLGVDMYDMRPGLAAKGLVYSDRTVDWYSGADEA; this is encoded by the coding sequence ATGAGGACGATTGCCTACCGCAACATCCTGCGCGCCGAGGCGCGCCATATCGATACGCTGGGCAAGCTGGGCGTGGCGACCGTGCACGAGGCGCAGCGGCGCACGGGGCTGATGAAGCCCTATATGCGGCCGATTCAGTCCGGCGTGGCGATTGCCGGCAGCGCCGTCACCGCGCTCATGCATCCGGGCGACAACTGGATGATTCACGTGGCCGTGGAGATGATCCAGCCCGGAGACGTGCTCGTGGTCGCGCTGACCAGCGATTGCACGGATGGGCTGTTCGGCGATCTGCTGGCCACGTCGCTGAAGGCGCGCGGTGCGCGCGGGCTGATCATCGAGGGTGGGGTGCGCGATGTCTCCGTGCTGAACCAGATGGGCTTTCCGGTGTGGTCGCGGGCGATTTCGGCCCAGGGCGCGGTCAAGGAAACCGTGGGCGCGGTGAATGTGCCCGTGGTGTGCGCGGGCGCGCAGGTGCGTCCGGGCGATGTGATCGTGGCGGACGACGATGGCGTGGTCGTGGTCGCCCGGCCGGCGGCCGAGGCGATTGCGAGGAAGGCCGCCGACCGGGAGGCGCTGGAGGCCGGCAAGCGGGAGAAGCTGGCTTCGGGCGTGCTGGGCGTGGATATGTACGATATGCGGCCGGGGCTGGCGGCCAAGGGGCTCGTGTATTCGGACCGGACCGTGGACTGGTATAGCGGGGCCGACGAGGCCTGA
- a CDS encoding aromatic ring-hydroxylating oxygenase subunit alpha: MIENMFSPAHYVAQRRPLHEGSPLPGWCYTSPEWYQREVDTMFRKDWLCVGRVEQVAEPGSYYSIEVLGQPLIVVRDENNDVRVHSALCRHRGAIITEGAGKCRAFTCPYHSWTYAPSGKLIGTPGTPPPMAGVAGFKAADHGLRSIRSETWAGFLFITFNAEAPPLLDYLGDLPAYMASHRLEDMQWTHRDEYVVDCNWKVWLENAFENYHVPTIHRSHVDPKNPQNWQFEKTHGAWEAMYSKRSIVAYSGLPEIPGIDPEKANCLFHIWVQPTLQIIVTSSYMKFRQYLPEGPEKLRIYENWTFPRSTVARDDFSEIVGPAYYEKYSKIVIEDLGINPNVQKAMRTGAYVPGRLSLEEYIVHRIANHVLDRVIGPDTESSRELRDAA, from the coding sequence ATGATCGAAAACATGTTTTCCCCCGCGCACTACGTCGCGCAGCGCCGCCCTTTGCATGAGGGGTCGCCGCTGCCGGGCTGGTGCTACACGTCCCCCGAGTGGTATCAGCGCGAAGTCGACACCATGTTCCGCAAGGACTGGCTATGCGTCGGCCGCGTCGAACAGGTCGCCGAGCCGGGCAGCTACTACTCGATCGAGGTGCTCGGCCAGCCGCTGATCGTGGTGCGCGACGAGAACAACGACGTCCGCGTGCACTCCGCGCTGTGCCGGCATCGCGGCGCGATCATCACCGAGGGCGCGGGCAAGTGCCGCGCCTTTACCTGCCCGTATCACAGCTGGACCTATGCCCCGAGCGGCAAGCTGATCGGCACGCCCGGCACGCCGCCGCCGATGGCCGGCGTGGCCGGGTTCAAGGCCGCCGACCATGGCCTGCGGTCCATCCGCTCCGAGACCTGGGCCGGGTTTCTCTTCATCACGTTCAACGCGGAAGCGCCGCCGCTGCTCGACTACCTCGGCGACCTGCCGGCCTATATGGCAAGCCACCGGCTCGAGGACATGCAGTGGACCCATCGCGACGAATACGTCGTCGACTGCAACTGGAAGGTGTGGCTCGAGAACGCATTCGAGAACTATCACGTGCCGACGATCCATCGCAGCCACGTCGATCCGAAGAACCCGCAGAACTGGCAGTTCGAGAAAACCCATGGTGCGTGGGAGGCGATGTACAGCAAGCGCAGCATCGTCGCGTACTCGGGCCTGCCCGAGATTCCCGGCATCGACCCCGAGAAGGCGAACTGCCTGTTCCATATCTGGGTCCAGCCGACGCTCCAGATCATCGTCACGTCGTCGTACATGAAATTCCGCCAGTACCTGCCCGAGGGTCCGGAGAAGCTGCGCATCTACGAGAACTGGACGTTCCCGCGCAGCACCGTGGCGCGCGACGATTTCAGCGAGATCGTCGGTCCGGCGTACTACGAGAAATATTCGAAGATCGTCATCGAGGACCTCGGCATCAATCCGAACGTGCAGAAGGCCATGCGCACCGGTGCCTATGTTCCGGGCCGGCTCTCCCTCGAGGAGTACATCGTGCACCGTATCGCGAACCACGTGCTGGACCGCGTCATCGGCCCCGACACCGAATCGTCGCGCGAACTCCGCGACGCCGCCTAA
- a CDS encoding Bug family tripartite tricarboxylate transporter substrate binding protein, which produces MSSRRTLLGLAVAAAALLSPLAHAQYPDKPIRFIVPFPPGGAVDVLGRLTAKIVGDATRQSVVVENIAGAGGAIGTKMAAQSPNDGYTLLMGSTSSLSINPIYQKVGYDPIKDFTPITLVASVPHVLVVDPALPPKTLAEFIAYAKANPKKLNFASSGPGTPHHVAGAMFNQMAGVDLVHIPYKGTGPALTDVMGGQVSMMSVEILAAAPQVQTGKVRALGIAADQRSPLLPNVPTVSEAGLKGFEVTSWYGVVAPAGIPPAVAAKLSAAVAEGLKSPEAIEKLKALGAQPVGGSPEQFQSFLQRENQKWGKVMAAADISNN; this is translated from the coding sequence ATGTCATCCCGTCGTACGTTGCTAGGTCTGGCCGTTGCAGCTGCCGCGCTGCTTTCTCCTCTGGCGCACGCCCAATATCCGGACAAGCCCATCCGGTTCATCGTGCCCTTTCCGCCGGGCGGCGCGGTCGATGTCCTCGGCCGCCTGACCGCCAAGATCGTCGGCGACGCCACGCGCCAATCGGTGGTGGTCGAGAATATCGCGGGCGCCGGCGGTGCCATCGGGACCAAGATGGCCGCCCAGTCGCCCAACGACGGCTATACGCTGCTGATGGGATCCACCAGCTCGCTGTCGATCAATCCGATTTACCAGAAGGTCGGTTATGACCCGATCAAGGATTTCACGCCCATTACCCTCGTCGCCTCCGTGCCGCACGTGCTGGTCGTGGACCCCGCCCTGCCCCCGAAAACGCTCGCGGAATTCATCGCCTACGCAAAAGCCAACCCGAAGAAGCTGAATTTCGCATCGTCCGGACCGGGCACGCCGCACCACGTGGCGGGCGCGATGTTCAACCAGATGGCGGGCGTCGACCTCGTTCATATCCCGTACAAGGGCACCGGGCCCGCGCTGACCGATGTCATGGGCGGACAGGTATCGATGATGTCCGTGGAAATCCTCGCCGCGGCGCCGCAGGTCCAGACCGGGAAGGTCCGCGCGCTCGGTATCGCCGCCGACCAGCGCAGCCCGCTGCTGCCCAACGTGCCGACCGTGAGCGAAGCGGGCCTCAAGGGTTTCGAGGTGACGTCCTGGTATGGCGTGGTGGCGCCGGCCGGCATTCCGCCCGCCGTGGCGGCGAAGCTGTCGGCCGCGGTCGCGGAGGGGCTGAAATCGCCGGAAGCCATCGAAAAGCTCAAGGCGCTGGGCGCCCAGCCGGTCGGCGGCAGCCCGGAACAGTTCCAGTCGTTCCTGCAGCGCGAGAACCAGAAGTGGGGCAAGGTCATGGCGGCCGCGGATATCTCGAACAACTGA
- a CDS encoding NAD(P)-dependent oxidoreductase, translating into MPSTTASRDYSSADPLHIHIENSRAMMPVFTVHTDQYEAALGRHPDVAARIRTTWGHDQDIYHDAMETADAMITYRFPHKTLRDDGKRLKLLQVLGAGVDYLLPLDWVPSGLQVLTNSGAHLPKAAQSGLMALLMLNARMPALMWNHRRHAWDRQFTSALNGKTVLIVGVGAIGGGIATLAKQFGMHVMGIRRSGAPHESVDSMHLPGALRDLLPQADFVLLNTALTEETRFLIGAEEIARMRDGAGLINMSRGGLIDPAALDSALRTGKLGGAMIDVTYPEPPPADWPYWETPNLVITPHVLSDDIEHYIPHTLDIFFNNIRRHFHGEPLTNLVDLARSY; encoded by the coding sequence ATGCCCTCCACGACCGCAAGCCGCGACTATTCCAGCGCGGATCCGCTCCACATCCATATCGAGAACTCGCGCGCGATGATGCCCGTGTTCACGGTGCACACGGACCAGTACGAAGCCGCGCTTGGCCGGCACCCCGACGTCGCCGCGCGCATCCGCACGACGTGGGGTCACGATCAGGATATCTATCACGATGCGATGGAAACCGCGGACGCGATGATCACCTACCGCTTCCCGCACAAGACGCTGCGCGACGACGGCAAGCGCCTCAAGCTGCTGCAGGTGCTGGGCGCGGGCGTCGATTACCTGCTGCCGCTGGACTGGGTTCCATCCGGCCTGCAGGTACTGACCAACAGCGGTGCCCATCTGCCCAAGGCCGCGCAATCGGGGCTGATGGCGCTGCTCATGCTCAACGCGCGCATGCCCGCGCTGATGTGGAACCACCGGCGGCACGCATGGGACCGGCAATTCACGTCGGCACTGAACGGCAAGACGGTGCTTATCGTCGGCGTCGGTGCGATCGGCGGCGGCATCGCCACGCTGGCCAAGCAGTTCGGCATGCACGTGATGGGCATTCGCCGCAGCGGGGCCCCGCACGAGAGCGTGGACAGCATGCATCTGCCCGGCGCCTTGCGCGACCTGTTGCCCCAGGCGGACTTCGTGCTGCTGAACACCGCGCTGACGGAAGAGACGCGCTTCCTGATCGGTGCCGAGGAAATCGCGCGTATGCGCGACGGCGCCGGGCTCATCAATATGTCCCGCGGCGGGTTGATCGACCCCGCGGCGCTGGACAGCGCGCTGCGCACGGGCAAGCTTGGCGGTGCCATGATCGACGTGACCTACCCGGAGCCACCGCCCGCCGACTGGCCCTACTGGGAGACGCCCAACCTCGTCATCACGCCCCACGTGCTGTCGGACGATATCGAGCATTACATCCCGCACACGCTCGATATCTTCTTCAACAATATCCGCCGCCATTTCCACGGCGAGCCGCTGACGAACCTCGTCGACCTCGCGCGCAGCTACTGA
- a CDS encoding GntR family transcriptional regulator, with protein MTTGSELKIPESSAVATLVYNEIKQRIISLRYAPGEKLSEARLADELGCGRSPIRTAFAQLRNDDWIAVSPQSGTYVRSLTEEEIHEIFEYRFLLESYVTRQAATRMSDDTIRRLRAAFRRFASDDASFESQSFDEFNELDATFHSTIYRTAGNGLMTDSLLNLLDKLRWLKKMTPSPPLRMKDAVAELESILDAIEARDADLAEARMREHIGNAADFAEAYRTRMANVA; from the coding sequence GTGACGACTGGCAGTGAATTGAAGATTCCAGAGAGTTCCGCGGTGGCGACGCTCGTGTACAACGAGATCAAGCAACGCATTATCAGCCTGCGTTATGCGCCCGGCGAAAAGCTTTCGGAAGCAAGACTCGCCGACGAACTCGGTTGCGGCCGCTCTCCGATCCGGACGGCATTCGCGCAGCTCAGGAACGACGACTGGATCGCGGTCAGTCCGCAGAGCGGGACCTATGTCCGGTCGCTGACCGAAGAGGAGATCCACGAGATCTTCGAATACCGTTTTCTGCTGGAGTCCTACGTCACGCGCCAGGCCGCCACGCGCATGTCCGACGACACCATCCGGCGACTGCGCGCGGCGTTCCGCCGGTTCGCGTCGGACGACGCCAGCTTCGAGAGCCAGTCGTTCGATGAATTCAACGAACTGGACGCGACGTTCCACTCGACGATCTACCGCACGGCCGGTAACGGCCTGATGACGGACAGCCTGCTGAACCTGCTGGACAAGCTGCGGTGGCTGAAGAAGATGACGCCGTCGCCGCCGTTGCGCATGAAGGATGCGGTGGCCGAACTGGAGAGCATCCTCGATGCGATCGAGGCGCGCGATGCGGATCTGGCCGAGGCCCGGATGCGTGAGCACATCGGTAACGCGGCGGACTTTGCCGAGGCTTATCGCACGCGCATGGCCAATGTCGCGTGA
- a CDS encoding LysR substrate-binding domain-containing protein has product MELRQLQYFVRVVELGSMSRAALELDMVQSAISQQISRLESELSTRLLRRAPHGVTPTEAGLAFFHEAQLTLRHAEQAKRAAHQARLSGTVSVGLAPTTASVVGVPLMRAMRERYPDVRLHMVESLSGHLTAMLNARQLDLAVLFDTNAARRWTVLPLLEETLFLIRSRAALPQGRADPPTHLSIVDLEAIPLIMPTGLHGLRSTLDAAFTRAKVVPNVVQEVDSLAMLMDAVDMGFGATLQPWAAVGRYPDAEKRFHLAQIDDPKVGRQNLLCSLSDDELSPAALALRVVLADTARSLVRSGGWHGARLMEA; this is encoded by the coding sequence ATGGAACTGCGCCAGCTTCAGTATTTCGTACGGGTGGTCGAACTAGGCAGCATGAGCCGGGCAGCGCTCGAGCTCGATATGGTGCAGTCGGCCATCAGCCAGCAGATCAGCCGGCTCGAGAGCGAATTGTCCACGCGTCTGCTGCGCCGTGCGCCGCATGGGGTCACACCGACCGAGGCCGGGCTCGCGTTCTTTCACGAGGCGCAGCTTACGCTCCGCCATGCCGAGCAGGCGAAGCGGGCCGCGCATCAGGCGCGGCTGTCCGGGACCGTGAGCGTCGGGCTGGCGCCGACCACCGCGTCCGTGGTCGGCGTGCCGCTGATGCGCGCGATGCGCGAGCGGTATCCCGATGTGCGCCTGCATATGGTCGAAAGTCTCTCCGGCCACCTCACCGCGATGCTCAACGCGCGGCAACTCGACCTCGCCGTCCTGTTCGACACGAACGCCGCGCGCCGCTGGACCGTCTTGCCGCTGCTCGAGGAAACGCTGTTCCTCATCCGCTCGCGCGCGGCATTGCCCCAGGGCCGCGCCGATCCGCCCACGCATCTGTCGATCGTCGATCTCGAAGCAATCCCGCTGATCATGCCCACGGGGCTCCACGGCCTGCGCAGCACGCTCGACGCCGCGTTCACGCGGGCCAAGGTCGTGCCGAACGTGGTGCAGGAAGTGGACTCGCTGGCGATGCTGATGGACGCGGTGGATATGGGCTTCGGCGCCACGCTGCAGCCCTGGGCCGCCGTCGGCCGCTATCCCGACGCGGAAAAACGCTTCCATCTCGCGCAGATCGACGACCCCAAGGTCGGCCGCCAGAACCTGCTTTGCAGTCTGTCCGACGACGAGCTGTCGCCCGCCGCCCTCGCGCTGCGCGTGGTGCTGGCCGATACCGCCCGCAGCCTCGTGCGCTCGGGCGGCTGGCATGGCGCGCGCCTGATGGAGGCATAG
- a CDS encoding LysR family transcriptional regulator: MDFRQLRYFVAVAEALSFSEAARKLHISQPPLSIQIKALEEELGSPLLERTRHKVALTPAGSLFLEKARAALANLDQARDVVKQVASGEAGEIRVAFTASVPMHDTFPRAFQRFREAHRNAMLELVHMSTGQQLQQIEEGEIDIGFLRPSPQFRPPTSIAVREVLSDRLVVVVPLWHPLARDRRHAGEADHALDIAELSNEAFLLFPRGLGCGLFDHVTTLCNRAGFAPRTVQEAREATTIIGLVASGAGVAVLPEIYARTGIPGVAYLPLIGPDADSRVLMAHRAGMLSPIMERFVGFF, translated from the coding sequence ATGGATTTCCGCCAACTGCGCTACTTCGTTGCGGTCGCCGAGGCCCTCAGTTTCAGTGAAGCCGCCCGCAAGCTGCATATCAGCCAGCCGCCGCTCTCCATCCAGATCAAGGCCCTCGAAGAGGAGCTCGGCAGTCCGCTGCTCGAACGCACGCGGCACAAGGTCGCGCTGACGCCGGCCGGCAGCCTGTTCCTGGAAAAGGCGCGCGCGGCGCTGGCCAACCTCGATCAGGCTCGCGATGTCGTGAAGCAGGTGGCCAGTGGAGAAGCGGGCGAGATCCGCGTCGCCTTTACCGCGTCCGTGCCGATGCACGACACGTTTCCCCGCGCGTTCCAGCGCTTTCGCGAAGCCCACCGCAATGCGATGCTCGAGCTCGTGCATATGTCCACGGGCCAGCAGCTGCAGCAGATCGAAGAGGGCGAGATCGACATCGGCTTTCTGCGGCCTTCGCCCCAATTCCGTCCGCCCACGTCCATCGCCGTGAGGGAAGTGCTGAGCGACCGGCTCGTCGTGGTGGTACCGCTCTGGCACCCGCTCGCACGCGATAGGCGCCATGCGGGCGAGGCGGATCATGCGCTGGACATCGCGGAGTTGTCGAACGAGGCGTTCCTGCTGTTTCCGCGCGGCCTCGGCTGCGGCCTGTTCGACCACGTGACCACGCTCTGCAACCGCGCGGGCTTTGCGCCGCGCACCGTGCAGGAAGCGCGCGAGGCCACGACGATCATCGGCCTCGTCGCCAGCGGCGCGGGCGTCGCCGTGCTGCCCGAGATCTATGCGCGCACGGGCATTCCGGGCGTGGCCTATCTGCCGCTGATCGGCCCGGACGCGGACAGCCGCGTGCTGATGGCGCACCGCGCGGGCATGCTGTCGCCGATCATGGAGCGGTTTGTCGGGTTCTTCTGA
- a CDS encoding PIG-L deacetylase family protein, translated as MTDTQAKPSILVVSAHAADFVWRAGGAVALYAERGYHVRIVCLSFGERGESAKMWRQPGMTMDRVKAARREEAERAAEILGGTLECFDLGDYPMRVPDEALLRLADIYREIRPEFVLSHSREDIYNFDHPLATHVAQEARVIAQAHGYKPDVPVIGAPPVFLFEPHQPEQCNWKPDLLLDISPVWEKKQRAFTTMAAQEHLWEYYTRVALQRGAQATRNSDLKIQYGEGYARVFPMVSEVLA; from the coding sequence ATGACCGACACTCAAGCCAAGCCTTCCATCCTCGTTGTGAGCGCGCACGCCGCGGACTTTGTCTGGCGCGCGGGCGGCGCCGTGGCGCTTTATGCGGAACGCGGTTATCACGTGCGCATCGTCTGCCTGTCGTTCGGCGAGCGCGGCGAATCCGCCAAGATGTGGCGCCAGCCCGGTATGACGATGGACCGCGTCAAGGCGGCGCGCCGCGAGGAAGCCGAGCGCGCGGCCGAGATCCTCGGCGGCACGCTCGAATGCTTCGACCTCGGCGACTATCCGATGCGCGTGCCCGACGAAGCGCTGCTGCGGCTGGCCGATATCTATCGCGAGATCCGCCCCGAGTTCGTGCTGAGCCATTCGCGCGAGGACATCTACAACTTCGACCATCCGCTGGCGACGCACGTCGCGCAGGAAGCGCGCGTCATCGCGCAGGCGCACGGCTACAAGCCCGACGTGCCCGTGATCGGCGCGCCGCCGGTGTTCCTGTTCGAGCCGCATCAGCCCGAGCAGTGCAACTGGAAGCCCGATCTGCTGCTCGATATCTCCCCGGTCTGGGAGAAGAAGCAGCGCGCGTTCACGACGATGGCCGCGCAGGAACACCTGTGGGAGTACTACACGCGTGTCGCGCTGCAGCGCGGCGCGCAGGCGACGCGCAATTCCGATCTCAAGATCCAGTATGGCGAAGGCTATGCGCGCGTGTTTCCGATGGTGAGCGAGGTGCTGGCATGA